A region of Mycolicibacterium brumae DNA encodes the following proteins:
- a CDS encoding UTP--glucose-1-phosphate uridylyltransferase codes for MSTPDTPIPRTAIVPAAGLGTRFLPVTKTVPKELLPVVDTPGIELVAAEAAEAGAERLVIVTSEGKDGVVAHFVEDLVLEGTLEARGKHRILEKVRRAPALIKVESVVQAEPLGLGHAVLCVEPKLDPDEDAVAVLLPDDLVLPTGVLETMSKVRAKRGGSVLCAIEVSPDEISAYGVFDVETLPDAVNPNVLKVKGMVEKPPADQAPSLYAAAGRYVLDRAIFDALRRVDTGAGGEIQLTDAVELLIEEGHPVHVVVHRGDRHDLGNPGGYLKAAVDFALERDDYGPELREWLTRRLNERGTNEEQSGGDQHSRSGLGPS; via the coding sequence GTGAGTACGCCCGACACCCCGATCCCGCGCACGGCGATTGTGCCCGCCGCGGGATTGGGCACCCGGTTTCTGCCGGTCACCAAGACCGTGCCCAAGGAATTGCTGCCGGTGGTCGACACCCCCGGCATCGAACTGGTCGCCGCGGAAGCGGCAGAGGCCGGCGCGGAACGGCTGGTCATCGTCACCTCCGAGGGCAAGGACGGCGTCGTCGCGCACTTCGTCGAGGACCTGGTGCTCGAAGGCACCCTGGAAGCCCGCGGCAAGCACCGGATCCTGGAAAAGGTGCGCCGCGCCCCCGCCCTGATCAAGGTCGAGTCCGTCGTGCAGGCCGAACCGTTGGGCCTGGGCCACGCGGTGCTGTGCGTCGAACCCAAACTGGACCCCGACGAGGACGCCGTCGCCGTGCTGCTTCCCGACGACCTGGTGCTGCCCACCGGTGTGCTGGAAACCATGTCGAAGGTGCGCGCCAAGCGCGGCGGCTCGGTGCTGTGCGCCATCGAGGTGTCCCCGGACGAGATCAGCGCCTACGGCGTGTTCGACGTCGAGACGCTGCCGGACGCCGTCAACCCGAACGTGCTCAAGGTCAAGGGCATGGTGGAGAAACCACCGGCCGACCAGGCCCCGTCGCTGTACGCCGCGGCCGGCCGCTACGTGCTGGACCGGGCGATTTTCGACGCGCTGCGCCGCGTCGACACCGGCGCGGGCGGCGAAATTCAGCTGACCGACGCGGTGGAATTGTTGATCGAAGAGGGGCACCCGGTGCACGTCGTCGTGCACCGCGGTGACCGACACGACCTGGGAAATCCGGGGGGCTACCTCAAGGCTGCGGTTGACTTCGCCTTGGAACGCGACGACTACGGTCCCGAACTGCGTGAGTGGCTCACCCGCCGGTTGAACGAGCGAGGCACGAACGAGGAGCAGTCCGGCGGTGATCAGCACAGCCGGTCGGGTCTGGGGCCCAGCTAG
- the glp gene encoding gephyrin-like molybdotransferase Glp: MRSVEEQLARVQAAAVAPRPVRVAIAEAQGLMCAEEVVTERPLPGFDQAAIDGYAVRSVDVLWAGDTASESGGAVSLPVVASISAGARSPSRLQPRQAVRVQTGAPMPTLADAVLPLRWTDGGEARVRVLRGVRSGAYVRRTGDDVQPGDVAVRAGTIIGAAQVGLLAAVGRDRVLVHPRPRVSVLCVGGELVDVNRTPGNGQVYDVNSYALAAAARDAGAEVNRVGIVENDPVKMREVVEGQLSRAEIVVIAGAVGGAAAESVREALSELGEMEVSRIAMHPGSVQGFGQLGRDGVPTFLLPANPVSALVVFEVMVRPLIRLSLGKRQPARRVVQARALAPITSMPGRTGYLRGQLMRDSDTGEYLVQALGGAPGASSHLLATLAEANCLVVVPAAVEEVRTGEVVDVAFLAQRG; the protein is encoded by the coding sequence GTGCGTTCGGTGGAAGAACAGCTGGCTCGAGTGCAGGCCGCGGCGGTGGCGCCCCGGCCGGTGCGAGTGGCGATCGCCGAGGCACAGGGTCTGATGTGCGCCGAGGAGGTCGTCACCGAACGGCCGCTGCCCGGCTTCGACCAGGCCGCGATCGACGGCTACGCGGTGCGCAGCGTCGACGTGCTGTGGGCCGGTGACACCGCTTCGGAGTCCGGTGGCGCGGTGAGCCTGCCGGTCGTGGCCAGCATCTCCGCCGGTGCCCGTTCCCCGAGCCGTCTGCAGCCGCGCCAGGCCGTGCGCGTGCAGACCGGCGCGCCCATGCCCACCCTCGCCGACGCGGTGCTGCCGCTGCGCTGGACCGACGGCGGCGAGGCCCGCGTCCGGGTGCTGCGCGGCGTCCGGTCCGGCGCCTACGTGCGGCGCACCGGCGACGACGTGCAGCCCGGCGACGTCGCGGTGCGCGCCGGAACCATCATCGGCGCGGCCCAGGTCGGTCTGCTGGCCGCCGTCGGCCGCGACCGGGTGCTGGTGCACCCGCGGCCGCGGGTGTCGGTGCTGTGTGTCGGCGGGGAACTCGTCGACGTCAACCGCACCCCCGGCAACGGCCAGGTCTACGACGTCAACTCCTATGCTTTGGCCGCCGCGGCCCGTGACGCCGGCGCCGAGGTCAACCGCGTCGGGATCGTCGAGAACGACCCGGTCAAGATGCGCGAGGTGGTCGAGGGACAGCTGTCCCGGGCCGAGATCGTGGTGATCGCGGGCGCCGTCGGCGGCGCGGCGGCCGAATCGGTCCGGGAGGCGCTGAGCGAACTCGGCGAGATGGAGGTGTCCCGGATCGCCATGCACCCGGGCTCGGTCCAGGGCTTCGGGCAGCTCGGCCGCGACGGCGTGCCGACCTTCCTGCTGCCGGCCAACCCGGTCAGCGCGCTGGTGGTGTTCGAGGTGATGGTGCGGCCGCTGATCCGGCTGTCGCTGGGCAAGCGGCAGCCCGCGCGCCGCGTCGTGCAGGCCCGGGCGCTCGCGCCGATCACCTCGATGCCCGGCCGCACCGGCTACCTGCGCGGGCAGTTGATGCGCGATTCCGACACCGGCGAGTACCTGGTGCAGGCGCTCGGCGGGGCGCCGGGCGCGTCGTCGCACCTGCTTGCCACCCTCGCCGAGGCCAACTGCCTCGTCGTGGTCCC
- a CDS encoding FmdB family zinc ribbon protein, producing the protein MPTYSYACTNCDDRFDAVQAFTDDALTTCAKCDGKLRKLFGSVGVVFKGSGFYRNDSRTAGSNTGSTAAKSEKSGGESSSKSESAKSESKKSDSSPAKAPAAASS; encoded by the coding sequence GTGCCCACCTACAGCTACGCGTGCACCAACTGCGACGACCGCTTCGACGCGGTGCAGGCCTTCACCGACGATGCGCTGACCACCTGCGCCAAGTGCGACGGCAAGTTGCGCAAGTTGTTCGGCTCGGTGGGCGTGGTGTTCAAGGGCAGTGGCTTCTACCGCAACGACAGCCGCACCGCGGGCTCCAACACCGGGTCGACGGCCGCCAAGTCGGAGAAGTCGGGCGGCGAGTCGTCCAGCAAGAGCGAATCGGCCAAAAGCGAGTCCAAGAAGAGCGACTCCTCGCCTGCCAAGGCGCCCGCCGCCGCCAGCAGCTGA
- a CDS encoding 5-formyltetrahydrofolate cyclo-ligase: protein MVDEAKQALRARLLATRRAAPRERRAAEAAALGAALFDAIAARPGDTVAGYLPVGAEPGSVELLNRLADAGARVLLPVTALDGDGSPAPLRWGRYRPDDLRPARYGLLEPGDPPSPPEELRTARVVIVPALAVDHAGRRLGRGGGFYDRSLPLRDPAAQLIAVVRDDEFLDEVPAEPHDITVSAVATPGRGVLRLPLK from the coding sequence ATGGTTGACGAAGCGAAGCAGGCGCTGCGGGCCCGGCTGCTCGCGACGCGGCGGGCGGCGCCGCGCGAGCGGCGCGCTGCCGAGGCCGCCGCACTGGGCGCCGCGCTGTTCGACGCGATTGCCGCGCGTCCCGGTGACACGGTTGCCGGGTATCTGCCGGTGGGGGCCGAACCCGGGTCCGTCGAGTTGCTGAACCGGCTGGCCGATGCCGGCGCGCGGGTGCTGCTTCCGGTCACCGCGCTCGACGGCGACGGCTCGCCGGCGCCGCTGCGCTGGGGGCGCTACCGGCCCGACGACCTGCGCCCGGCCCGGTACGGGTTGTTGGAGCCCGGGGATCCGCCGTCACCGCCCGAGGAGCTGCGGACCGCCCGGGTGGTGATCGTCCCGGCGCTGGCGGTGGATCACGCGGGCCGGCGGCTGGGCCGCGGCGGCGGGTTCTACGACCGGTCCCTGCCGCTGCGGGACCCGGCGGCACAGCTGATCGCCGTGGTGCGCGACGACGAGTTTCTCGACGAGGTGCCGGCTGAGCCGCACGACATCACCGTCAGCGCGGTGGCCACGCCGGGGCGCGGAGTGCTGCGCCTGCCGCTGAAATGA
- a CDS encoding SAF domain-containing protein has product MPDVPQLSTLNPSTLDRIRALLAPDWAHRIAARRSAAAGLAVLALVAALRPDPGLAPAPVLIATRDLPPGVPLAAGDVRVQSRPTATVPDGALSDPAGVLNATPAVGIRRGEILTDLRVLGSRLTETGDDPTLRVAPIRLADPAVVDVLRVGDLVDVLAAGEDSENAQLLASDALVVLIPPPRNGPADGRILLVALPATAAQRVAAVALTEAITVTLR; this is encoded by the coding sequence ATGCCCGATGTGCCGCAGCTCTCAACGCTGAACCCGTCGACACTCGACCGGATCCGGGCGCTTTTGGCCCCGGACTGGGCACACCGCATCGCGGCCCGCCGCAGCGCCGCGGCGGGCCTGGCGGTCCTGGCCCTGGTCGCCGCGCTGCGCCCGGACCCCGGCCTCGCCCCGGCCCCGGTATTGATCGCGACCAGGGACCTGCCGCCGGGCGTTCCGCTGGCAGCCGGCGATGTCCGGGTGCAATCGCGGCCGACCGCCACCGTGCCTGACGGCGCACTCTCCGATCCGGCAGGGGTGCTGAACGCCACCCCCGCGGTCGGCATCCGGCGCGGCGAGATCCTCACCGACCTGCGGGTGCTCGGTTCCCGGCTGACAGAGACCGGCGACGATCCGACGCTCCGGGTGGCGCCCATCCGACTGGCCGATCCCGCCGTCGTCGACGTGCTGCGTGTCGGCGATCTGGTGGACGTGCTGGCCGCAGGCGAGGACAGTGAGAATGCCCAGCTATTGGCATCCGACGCATTGGTGGTGCTGATTCCCCCGCCGCGGAACGGTCCGGCAGATGGCCGCATTTTGCTGGTCGCGCTTCCGGCTACCGCCGCTCAACGCGTCGCCGCCGTCGCGCTGACGGAAGCCATCACCGTGACGCTGCGCTGA